The Halosimplex litoreum genome has a window encoding:
- a CDS encoding HVO_0234 family beta-propeller protein: MSAIEEKRMYGDRREETVAYLATGQGVATVRVSGDRVGRFGLAHRTDARDVATTEGAVVVATDEAVLVGPEEFESLGFGSAVAVGTDREGAVVAADESGRVARYRDGEWTDLGTVADARAIADGFVAAADGVHRVDGDGLANVGLDAVRDVAVTDGVPLAATDGGLASDARSEPSENLDANGEAVSNASETSSEHSADGGLYRLGNGWLRERQGAFRAVDAGGGHAHAATADELFERDGEGWSAVDLPVDEPVVGVDYGECVYAVTADGTFLVEADPETTADGAGGWRSRSLGLPDVAALAVA, translated from the coding sequence ATGAGCGCTATCGAGGAGAAACGGATGTACGGCGACCGCCGGGAGGAGACGGTCGCCTACCTCGCGACGGGACAGGGCGTGGCGACCGTGCGGGTCTCCGGCGACCGGGTGGGCCGGTTCGGGCTCGCTCACCGGACGGACGCCCGCGACGTGGCGACGACCGAGGGCGCGGTCGTCGTCGCCACCGACGAGGCCGTCCTCGTCGGTCCCGAGGAGTTCGAATCGCTGGGGTTCGGCTCGGCGGTCGCCGTCGGGACCGACCGCGAGGGGGCGGTGGTGGCCGCCGACGAGAGCGGGCGGGTCGCCCGCTATCGCGACGGCGAGTGGACGGACCTGGGAACGGTCGCCGACGCGCGGGCCATCGCGGATGGCTTCGTCGCCGCGGCCGACGGCGTCCATCGGGTCGACGGCGACGGCCTCGCGAACGTCGGCCTCGACGCCGTCCGTGACGTGGCGGTCACCGACGGCGTCCCGCTGGCGGCGACCGACGGCGGTCTCGCGAGCGATGCGAGGTCCGAACCGAGTGAGAACCTCGACGCGAACGGCGAAGCCGTGAGCAACGCGAGCGAGACCTCGTCGGAGCACAGCGCCGACGGCGGGCTCTACCGGCTGGGCAACGGCTGGCTGCGCGAGCGCCAGGGGGCCTTCCGTGCGGTCGACGCCGGGGGCGGTCACGCCCACGCCGCGACGGCCGACGAGCTATTCGAACGCGACGGCGAGGGGTGGTCGGCGGTCGACCTGCCGGTCGACGAACCGGTCGTCGGCGTCGACTACGGCGAGTGCGTCTACGCCGTCACCGCCGACGGGACGTTCCTCGTCGAGGCCGACCCCGAGACGACCGCCGACGGCGCCGGCGGCTGGCGCTCGCGCTCGCTGGGGCTTCCCGACGTGGCCGCGCTCGCGGTGGCGTGA
- a CDS encoding glutathione S-transferase N-terminal domain-containing protein, producing MTNLELYELEGCPYCAKVTTKLDELGLDYESHMVPRSHSERTEVEEISGQTGVPVLVDPDNGVEGMPESDDIVEYLETEYGS from the coding sequence ATGACGAACCTCGAACTGTACGAACTGGAAGGCTGCCCCTACTGTGCGAAGGTCACGACCAAGCTCGACGAGCTCGGCCTCGACTACGAGTCGCACATGGTCCCCCGCTCGCACTCCGAACGGACCGAAGTCGAGGAGATAAGCGGCCAGACCGGCGTCCCCGTCCTCGTCGACCCCGACAACGGCGTCGAGGGCATGCCCGAGAGCGACGACATCGTCGAGTACCTCGAGACGGAGTACGGCAGCTAA
- a CDS encoding UDP-N-acetyl glucosamine 2-epimerase — MDADPTFYDDRLAAEMERGEFVLAVVTATKPDFYKQAPVVAAARERGLPCFVVHTGQHYDDLLGHGLEEYDLEPAIAADLGIRGDLSEKTAQTMLAVKQLADRLDEWPDTAVLPLVHGDTHAAAVFPQAWLFATNQQVAHNEAGLRAMAPDYDAARVATAPGADTDSVTGGDLDPAALVDAQWDGEWSVDRTEPFPEQYDTFVGSAAARYQFAPVELNREHLESEGYPRAVDGDERIPVVGNSVVDAIDMKADHDGESVFDVYPVLAERDDWIRVDVHRRANLLPGRFTALVEGVIALVEDGYNVNFVELTATRHALERHGYRERLQELADERDNFLFTGLWKKHAHVYEFLRSGQCLAEFTDSGSMQEELNAIDEACCLTARFNTDRPETVFEAETNLLVPPVSGEFVHEMVTYALETDAVRDRLRSGPDLYGENVGERIVDFLAERRDADVFEWSHERNGFDDLDGKSVDYL; from the coding sequence ATGGACGCCGACCCGACGTTCTACGACGACCGCCTCGCCGCGGAGATGGAGCGGGGCGAGTTCGTCCTCGCCGTCGTCACCGCGACCAAGCCCGACTTCTACAAGCAGGCGCCCGTCGTCGCCGCCGCCCGCGAGCGCGGGCTGCCCTGTTTCGTGGTCCACACCGGCCAGCACTACGACGACCTGCTCGGTCACGGCCTCGAAGAGTACGACCTCGAACCGGCGATCGCCGCCGATCTGGGCATCCGGGGCGACCTCAGCGAGAAGACCGCCCAGACGATGCTCGCGGTCAAACAGCTGGCCGACCGCCTCGACGAGTGGCCCGACACCGCCGTCCTCCCGCTGGTCCACGGCGACACCCACGCCGCAGCCGTCTTCCCACAGGCCTGGCTGTTCGCCACCAACCAGCAGGTGGCCCACAACGAGGCCGGCCTCCGCGCGATGGCCCCCGACTACGACGCCGCCCGGGTCGCGACGGCGCCAGGCGCGGACACCGACTCGGTCACCGGCGGCGACCTCGACCCGGCCGCCCTCGTCGACGCCCAGTGGGACGGCGAGTGGTCGGTCGACCGCACCGAGCCGTTCCCCGAGCAGTACGACACGTTCGTCGGCTCCGCGGCCGCTCGCTACCAGTTCGCGCCCGTCGAGCTCAACCGCGAGCATCTCGAATCGGAGGGGTACCCCCGCGCGGTCGACGGCGACGAGCGGATCCCCGTCGTCGGCAACTCCGTCGTCGACGCCATCGACATGAAGGCCGACCACGACGGCGAGAGCGTCTTCGACGTCTACCCCGTTCTGGCGGAGCGCGACGACTGGATCCGCGTCGACGTCCACCGCCGCGCGAACCTCCTCCCCGGCCGATTCACGGCGCTCGTCGAGGGCGTGATCGCGCTGGTCGAGGACGGCTACAACGTCAACTTCGTCGAACTGACGGCCACGCGCCACGCCCTGGAACGCCACGGCTACCGCGAGCGCCTCCAGGAGCTGGCCGACGAGCGCGACAACTTCCTGTTTACCGGTCTCTGGAAGAAACACGCCCACGTCTACGAGTTCCTCCGCTCGGGCCAGTGTCTCGCGGAGTTCACCGACTCGGGCAGCATGCAGGAGGAGCTCAACGCGATCGACGAGGCCTGCTGTCTCACCGCCCGATTCAACACCGATCGTCCGGAGACCGTCTTCGAGGCCGAGACGAACCTGCTCGTCCCGCCGGTCTCCGGCGAATTCGTCCACGAGATGGTGACCTACGCCCTGGAGACCGACGCCGTCCGCGACCGCCTCCGGTCCGGTCCCGATCTGTACGGTGAGAACGTCGGCGAGCGTATCGTCGACTTCCTCGCCGAGCGCCGCGACGCCGACGTCTTCGAGTGGTCACACGAACGCAACGGTTTCGACGACTTGGACGGGAAGTCCGTCGACTACCTGTGA
- the nirK gene encoding copper-containing nitrite reductase, with amino-acid sequence MTPRSTRRTFLKTGAAAGAAAVAGCAGEIPDDKVTFTEADSDSRALDAPREPTVDRVAADPTAIPDPIDRSEPATIEAELTTREVTAEIEDGATFEFMTFDERIPGPMIRARVGDTVDLTVTNAEGNRMPHNVDLHAVRGPGGGAEATTVAPGETERVRFKVTYPGAFIYHCAVANMDYHISSGMFGIVLVEPEGGLPEVDHEFYLGQHEVYTDGETGQEGHHTFDMGAMAREEPTYVLINGERYAITPDKYAGMAAETGETARVYYCVGGPNLASSFHPIGSVWDEVYPQGGLGGRPQRNIQTTPVQPGSTAIATMHYPVPGPIKLVDHALSRVARKGALAVIDVEGEANPEIFDPNPE; translated from the coding sequence ATGACTCCCAGATCTACCCGTCGGACCTTCCTGAAGACCGGTGCCGCGGCGGGCGCGGCGGCCGTCGCCGGCTGTGCCGGCGAGATCCCAGACGACAAAGTCACGTTCACCGAAGCCGACAGCGACTCGCGGGCGCTCGACGCCCCGAGAGAGCCGACGGTCGACCGGGTCGCCGCCGACCCGACGGCGATCCCGGACCCCATCGACCGCTCGGAGCCGGCCACGATCGAGGCCGAACTCACCACGCGGGAGGTGACCGCCGAGATCGAGGACGGCGCCACCTTCGAGTTCATGACCTTCGACGAGCGGATCCCGGGGCCGATGATCCGCGCCCGCGTCGGCGATACCGTCGACCTCACCGTCACGAACGCCGAGGGCAACCGGATGCCACACAACGTCGACCTGCACGCGGTCCGCGGCCCCGGCGGCGGCGCCGAGGCCACGACCGTCGCTCCCGGCGAGACCGAGCGCGTCCGCTTCAAAGTCACCTACCCCGGCGCGTTCATCTACCACTGCGCCGTCGCGAACATGGACTACCACATCTCCTCGGGGATGTTCGGCATCGTCCTCGTCGAACCCGAGGGTGGGCTGCCCGAGGTCGACCACGAGTTCTACCTCGGCCAGCACGAGGTGTACACCGACGGCGAGACCGGCCAGGAGGGCCATCACACCTTCGACATGGGCGCGATGGCCCGCGAGGAGCCCACCTACGTGCTCATCAACGGTGAGAGATACGCCATCACGCCCGACAAGTACGCCGGGATGGCCGCCGAGACGGGCGAGACCGCCAGGGTGTACTACTGCGTCGGCGGCCCGAACCTCGCCAGTTCCTTCCACCCCATCGGCAGCGTCTGGGACGAGGTCTACCCCCAGGGCGGCCTCGGCGGCCGACCCCAGCGCAACATCCAGACCACGCCCGTCCAGCCCGGCTCCACCGCCATCGCCACGATGCACTACCCCGTCCCGGGCCCCATCAAGCTCGTCGACCACGCCCTCTCGCGGGTCGCCCGCAAGGGTGCCCTGGCCGTGATCGACGTCGAAGGCGAGGCAAACCCCGAGATCTTCGACCCGAACCCCGAGTGA
- a CDS encoding halocyanin domain-containing protein, whose protein sequence is MSTDDGIDQGRRDAMKTLAIGATVGGLAAAGARPAAAQSTDLTDWFSNVGNVDGVVDETGKGEVTVEVGVSGNGGAFGFGPAAVRVDPGTTVVWEWTGEGTPHNVVAEDGSYQSEMITEAGATFSHTFESAGVSKYACVPHKAMGMKGAVIVGDADVTVSTGSSTATAAGGSGGNETSASGSGGGGSGPSGDFVEPDYDGWFDNVGNYDGTVDMTGQEEVTVEVGVEGNSGPFGFGPAAVRVDPGTTVVWEWTGKGGQHNVVGESHDFESPMQGSEGDTYALELDGEGVVKYACAPHRMAGMKGAVVVGNPAAASGGGAGIDLFETSLWGLAGAIVAAPFVASQIVASRRSNDDDGRRAPHRPAD, encoded by the coding sequence ATGAGCACGGACGACGGTATCGATCAGGGGCGACGCGACGCCATGAAGACCCTCGCTATCGGGGCGACGGTCGGCGGGCTGGCCGCCGCGGGCGCGCGGCCGGCCGCGGCCCAGTCGACGGACCTCACCGACTGGTTCTCGAACGTGGGCAACGTCGACGGCGTCGTCGACGAGACGGGCAAGGGCGAGGTCACCGTCGAGGTGGGCGTCTCGGGCAACGGCGGCGCCTTCGGGTTCGGACCGGCTGCGGTGCGGGTCGACCCCGGGACGACGGTCGTCTGGGAGTGGACCGGCGAGGGAACGCCCCACAACGTCGTCGCGGAGGACGGCAGCTACCAGAGCGAGATGATCACCGAAGCGGGCGCCACCTTCAGCCACACCTTCGAGTCGGCGGGCGTGAGCAAGTACGCCTGCGTCCCGCACAAGGCGATGGGGATGAAGGGCGCGGTGATCGTCGGCGACGCCGACGTGACCGTCTCGACCGGGAGTTCGACCGCGACCGCCGCCGGCGGGAGCGGCGGCAACGAGACCAGCGCGAGCGGCTCCGGCGGCGGTGGGTCCGGCCCGAGCGGCGACTTCGTCGAACCGGACTACGACGGGTGGTTCGACAACGTCGGCAACTACGACGGCACCGTCGACATGACCGGCCAGGAGGAGGTGACCGTTGAGGTGGGTGTCGAGGGCAACAGTGGCCCGTTCGGGTTCGGCCCCGCGGCCGTACGGGTCGACCCCGGGACGACGGTCGTCTGGGAGTGGACGGGCAAGGGCGGCCAGCACAACGTCGTCGGCGAGAGCCACGACTTCGAGAGCCCGATGCAGGGCTCGGAGGGCGACACCTACGCCCTCGAGCTCGACGGCGAAGGGGTCGTGAAGTACGCCTGCGCGCCCCACCGGATGGCGGGCATGAAAGGCGCCGTCGTCGTCGGCAACCCCGCCGCGGCGAGCGGCGGCGGTGCCGGTATCGACCTCTTCGAGACCTCGCTGTGGGGGCTGGCGGGAGCCATCGTCGCCGCGCCGTTCGTCGCCAGCCAGATCGTCGCCAGCAGGCGGTCGAACGACGACGACGGCCGCCGAGCGCCCCACCGGCCAGCCGACTGA
- a CDS encoding alpha/beta fold hydrolase, producing MPVETRPPADWTSGYVDVAEGVRLHYDRSGGDGPPLVVAHGVFDDGRCRLPLARDLADDYDVIVYDARGHGHSDAPDSGYDADTRAADLIALLEGFGVADPIYFGHSMGGDTVLAAAALDPDRPRAVVAVDPACLLGHNRENRGEERFSSDEEVEAIRERILWWQDHTKAELLEADDELAGHVAAGDEELASLLVDARLRVSPNITGVFEAGWVDPEGTFPEIEAPTFVLRADVDEEARERDREAVDLIPDGRLRHVDDAGHCVFRDRRDLATGELRSFLDEV from the coding sequence ATGCCAGTCGAGACGCGCCCGCCGGCCGACTGGACGAGCGGGTACGTCGACGTCGCCGAGGGAGTCAGACTGCACTACGACCGCAGCGGCGGCGACGGCCCTCCGCTCGTCGTCGCTCACGGCGTCTTCGACGACGGCCGCTGTCGGCTCCCGCTCGCCCGCGACCTCGCCGACGACTACGACGTGATCGTCTACGACGCCCGTGGCCACGGCCACTCAGACGCCCCGGACTCGGGCTACGACGCCGACACGCGCGCCGCCGACCTGATCGCCCTGCTGGAGGGATTCGGCGTCGCCGACCCGATCTACTTCGGCCACTCGATGGGCGGCGACACCGTGCTCGCGGCCGCCGCGCTCGACCCCGACCGGCCGCGAGCCGTCGTCGCGGTCGACCCCGCCTGTCTGCTGGGCCACAACCGCGAGAACCGCGGCGAGGAGCGCTTCAGCAGCGACGAGGAGGTCGAAGCCATCCGCGAGCGGATCCTGTGGTGGCAGGACCACACCAAGGCCGAACTGCTCGAGGCCGACGACGAACTCGCCGGCCACGTCGCGGCCGGCGACGAGGAACTGGCGAGTCTGCTCGTCGACGCCCGCCTGCGGGTCAGCCCGAACATCACCGGCGTGTTCGAGGCGGGATGGGTCGACCCCGAGGGGACCTTTCCCGAGATCGAGGCGCCCACGTTCGTCCTCCGCGCCGATGTCGACGAGGAAGCCCGCGAGCGCGACCGCGAAGCCGTCGACCTGATCCCCGACGGCCGCCTGCGACACGTCGACGACGCCGGCCACTGCGTCTTCCGCGACCGCCGCGACCTGGCGACCGGCGAACTGCGGTCGTTCCTCGACGAGGTCTGA
- a CDS encoding ArsR/SmtB family transcription factor, translated as MDSAELLDLLGNANRRRILRLLAHKPCYVTEISEYIGVSPKAVIDHLDRLETAGLVESSVDDQRRKYFRIARNLRLEVTVSPYRFGTKSAYPGSSIDVTTCRHLSIDAEVQEGADTGELAAELDRLQDLDRELSLAQRWVHGRLAEVMGELTDQFEGEDARLLGDVVSALATRAGTVDEVSRRVEAPPEVVEEALERLAEEDIAERDDDEWSLPE; from the coding sequence ATGGACTCCGCCGAACTGCTGGACCTGCTGGGCAACGCCAACCGTCGGCGGATCCTCCGGTTGCTCGCGCACAAGCCCTGTTACGTCACGGAGATCAGCGAGTACATCGGCGTGAGCCCGAAGGCCGTCATCGACCACCTCGACCGGCTGGAGACCGCCGGCCTCGTCGAGAGCAGCGTCGACGACCAGCGCCGCAAGTACTTCCGCATCGCCCGCAACCTCCGGCTGGAAGTGACGGTCTCGCCGTACCGATTCGGCACCAAGAGCGCCTACCCCGGCAGCTCCATCGACGTGACCACGTGCCGGCACCTCTCCATCGACGCCGAAGTCCAGGAGGGAGCGGACACCGGCGAACTCGCCGCGGAGCTCGACCGACTGCAGGATCTCGACCGCGAGCTCTCGCTGGCCCAGCGGTGGGTCCACGGCCGCCTCGCCGAGGTGATGGGCGAGCTGACCGACCAGTTCGAGGGCGAGGACGCCCGACTGCTCGGCGACGTGGTGTCGGCGCTCGCCACCCGTGCGGGCACCGTCGACGAGGTGAGCCGCCGCGTCGAAGCACCTCCCGAGGTCGTCGAGGAGGCGCTCGAACGGCTCGCCGAGGAAGACATCGCCGAGCGCGACGACGACGAGTGGTCGCTGCCGGAGTGA
- a CDS encoding DUF1405 domain-containing protein, translated as MDESPVGDERAEGGATDRHAVIPRRWARYYLENAPSLVWLVFANVAGVFVGVFFYLETLPEVETLAWPIYMDSPVATLLMALALATLLPNLGRRLDAAPANLVLAYLYTISFVWLVETGLWLALALNLQFGLYYPDVWRYFGVLVTHLLFIPEAYLLPHFGRTTPGALGLALALALGNDLVDYGFGLHPPLRYDTGALFSAGGLTTSGVVLTVGSVATSVVAVALAARAFPRLSTDPDAAQ; from the coding sequence ATGGACGAGTCGCCGGTCGGCGACGAACGGGCGGAGGGGGGAGCGACCGACCGCCACGCCGTGATCCCGCGGCGGTGGGCTCGGTACTACCTGGAGAACGCCCCCAGTCTCGTCTGGCTCGTGTTCGCCAACGTCGCGGGCGTGTTCGTCGGCGTGTTCTTCTACCTGGAGACGCTCCCCGAGGTGGAGACGCTGGCGTGGCCGATCTACATGGACTCGCCGGTCGCGACGCTGCTGATGGCGCTGGCGCTCGCCACGCTGTTGCCGAACCTCGGCCGGCGGCTCGACGCCGCGCCCGCCAATCTCGTGCTCGCCTATCTCTACACGATATCGTTCGTCTGGCTCGTCGAGACCGGACTGTGGCTCGCGCTCGCGTTGAACCTCCAGTTCGGGCTGTACTACCCCGACGTGTGGCGCTACTTCGGCGTGCTCGTCACCCACCTCCTGTTCATCCCCGAGGCGTACCTCCTGCCGCACTTCGGGCGGACCACGCCCGGGGCGCTCGGCCTCGCGCTGGCGCTCGCGCTGGGCAACGATCTGGTCGACTACGGCTTCGGTCTCCACCCGCCGCTACGGTACGACACCGGGGCGCTGTTCTCGGCCGGCGGGCTCACGACCTCGGGCGTCGTCCTGACCGTCGGGAGCGTCGCCACCTCGGTCGTCGCCGTCGCGCTGGCCGCCCGCGCGTTCCCGAGGCTCTCGACTGACCCGGACGCGGCGCAGTGA